The following proteins are co-located in the Peromyscus maniculatus bairdii isolate BWxNUB_F1_BW_parent chromosome 23, HU_Pman_BW_mat_3.1, whole genome shotgun sequence genome:
- the Cct6a gene encoding T-complex protein 1 subunit zeta yields the protein MAAVKTLNPKAEVARAQAALAVNISAARGLQDVLRTNLGPKGTMKMLVSGAGDIKLTKDGNVLLHEMQIQHPTASLIAKVATAQDDITGDGTTSNVLIIGELLKQADLYISEGLHPRIITEGFEAAKEKALQFLEQVKVSREMDRETLIDVARTSLRTKVHAELADVLTEAVVDSILAIKKKDEPIDLFMVEIMEMKHKSETDTSLIRGLVLDHGARHPDMKKRVENAYILTCNVSLEYEKTEVNSGFFYKSAEEREKLVKAERKFIEDRVKKIVELKRKVCGDSDKGFVVINQKGIDPFSLDALAKEGIVALRRAKRRNMERLTLACGGVALNSFDDLNPDCLGYAGLVYEYTLGEEKFTFIEKCNNPRSVTLLIKGPNKHTLTQIKDAIRDGLRAVKNAIDDGCVVPGAGAVEVAMAEALIKYKPSVKGRAQLGVQAFADALLIIPKVLAQNSGFDLQETLVKVQAEHSESGQLVGVDLNTGEPMVAAEMGVWDNYCVKKQLLHSCTVIATNILLVDEIMRAGMSSLKG from the exons ATGGCGGCGGTGAAGACCCTAAATCCCAAAGCCGAGGTGGCCCGGGCGCAAGCAGCGCTGGCGGTGAACATCAGCGCGGCACGGGGCCTGCAGGATGTGCTGAGGACCAACTTGGGGCCCAAGGGCACCATGAAGAT GCTTGTTTCTGGTGCTGGAGACATCAAGCTTACTAAAGATGGTAATGTGCTGCTTCACGAAATG CAAATCCAACACCCAACGGCCTCTCTAATAGCAAAAGTAGCTACAGCCCAGGATGACATCACTGGCGACGGCACCACGTCCAATGTCCTTATCATCGGGGAGCTGCTGAAGCAGGCCGACCTCTACATTTCTGAG GGTCTTCACCCCAGGATAATAACTGAAGGTTTTGAAGCTGCGAAGGAAAAGGCACTCCAGTTTTTGGAACAAGTCAAAGTGAgcagagagatggacagagaaaccctgatcgATGTGGCCAGAACATCTCTGCGAACTAAAGTTCATGCTGAACTTGCAGATGTCTTAACAGAG GCTGTAGTGGACTCCATTTTGGCCATTAAGAAAAAAGATGAACCCATTGACCTCTTCATGGTTGAGATCATGGAGATGAAACATAAATCTGAAACTGATACAAG TTTAATCAGAGGGCTTGTTTTGGATCATGGAGCACGGCATCCTGACATGAAGAAGAGAGTAGAAAATGCCTACATCCTCACCTGCAACGTGTCCTTAGAATACGAGAAAAC AGAAGTGAATTCTGGGTTTTTCTACAAGagtgcagaagagagagagaaactagtgAAGGCTGAAAGAAAATTCATTGAAGACAGAGTTAAAAAGATAGTAGAGCTGAAAAGGAAAGTCTGTGGTGATTCCGATAAAGGATTTGTCGTCATTAACCAGAAG ggGATTGACCCCTTTTCCTTAGATGCTCTTGCAAAAGAAGGCATCGTGGCCCTGCGCAGGGCCAAGAGGAGAAACATGGAGAG GCTGACACTTGCTTGTGGTGGAGTAGCTCTGAATTCCTTTGATGATCTGAATCCTGACTGTTTGGGCTATGCAGGTCTTGTCTATGAGTATACGTTG GGTGAAGAGAAGTTCACCTTCATTGAGAAATGTAACAATCCTCGTTCTGTCACATTACTGATTAAAGGACCAAATAAGCACACACTGACTCAAATCAAGGATGCAATAAGAGATGGCCTGAGGGCTGTCAAAAATGCCATCGATGATG GCTGTGTTGTCCCGGGCGCAGGGGCAGTAGAAGTGGCGATGGCAGAGGCTCTGATTAAATACAAGCCCAGCGTGAAGGGCAGGGCGCAGCTTGGAGTACAGGCATTTGCAGACGCCTTGCTCATTATCCCCAAG GTTCTTGCCCAGAACTCTGGTTTTGACCTTCAGGAAACATTAGTTAAAGTTCAAGCTGAGCATTCGGAATCGGGCCAGCTTGTAGGTGTGGACTTGAACACAG GTGAGCCGATGGTGGCAGCGGAGATGGGTGTGTGGGATAACTACTGTGTGAAGAAGCAGCTGCTGCACTCCTG tacTGTCATTGCCACCAACATTCTCCTGGTTGATGAGATCATGAGAGCTGGAATGTCTTCTCTGAAAGGTTGA